A segment of the Triticum urartu cultivar G1812 chromosome 1, Tu2.1, whole genome shotgun sequence genome:
aatgtagtgcacaTGCGCTTTTCAAGATTCAtgtttgaccataaatttaaccaacgtaGAAAACTGCGGCGGGAACAAAAATTAtaccattgaaaacttctttcaaaTACAAATTCAATGGTATAACTTTTGCTCCCGCCGCAGTCGTCCatgttggttaaatttatggttaaACTTATATCTCGAAAAACATGGACGCACTATATTATGGAATGAAGGGAGTATTTTTCTGGTTTTATGACCTATATTTTCGTTTTCTTAtgccaaattttacgtagtgaatcaatatgaaTGAAACTATTTGTATTTCAAATGTAATTTATTTATGAAATAATCGTACTATTCCCTCGaatgaagaataacttattctgcaacCTGGATGATAAATAGTATTATTAGATATATAATAATTGGAAGTATAAACAAAATTAAATATTAAATCAAAATGAAAAGAAAAGGGTAAAAAAACAAGGTAGCGGCCTCCCGCGTGCCTGGCCGGACTTACGAGGCAACAGACGCCGCGGGCATGCCATATAGCGGCCTCCCATGTACGTTCGGACGCCGCGGGCAACACACGTCGAGGGTGTAGAAAAAATATCGATATTTTTTGCCAAAAAAACCAGATTTTTTAGAATTTGATACTAATTTTTTTCTTCAGAATTTACTGTTCACCTGAGACCATGTGAGAAGCGTATAAGTAGGCCCTCTCCAATTCTAGACGGCAGCGTAAGCCTTGCCCGGAGACACACGACACCTCGCAACCACTGAGGAGAGGACATGCTTGGAAGAAAATAGGGTGATGGATAGGTTGGGAATAACTCAATCAGAGTGTGGTGTGTGTAGAGATGGTCGGGATCGATCAGAGAAGGTGACCCCTTCCAGTCCAGTAGGAAGAGGAACTGTTTTCTTTTTCCACATCTTTTTCACTTTATATAACTCTGAGATACGTTTTTGGAAGGGCAAGTGGCTAGAAAACACCACTCTTCGAAAACAATATTCAGTCTTGTAGTATGCGGTAAGAACAATACTCTTGTGCACTTGCAAAGCTCCTCCTGGCCGGGAGTATTATTTTGGAGGAATTTGATTGACCCCCCTCTTTATCTCTTTTGGAGTCAATTAATTTGACACAAAGATGAAATGTGTTTCGCTAGAGTCTAACTATATCTGTATTATTCACAGTTGATTCTATGTATTATGTACTTTCGCATTCTTAGATTTCAATGGACAATAATAAACTAATATTAAAACCAACACTAAAAGTACGATTTTTATGTGCTATCTTCATAGAGGAGTTGTGCTCACGCAACTTGCAAGGAAACAAAAAAGTGTAGCTTTTGGTCCTGTTTGGTTCGGCTGTGGATTTCTAAAAGCAACTGTGAAAAAATCTGCTGTGGAAAAATAGCTGTGAAAAATCTGATGTGAAAAAGATGTAGGTCATTTGACAAACCAGCTGATACAACTTTTTCAGATTTTGGAAAGCACGTCCTGGgctgcttccgcttttggttTAGATTTTGCCAGCGGATTTCTGGAATCGGATTCTGCTGGGTTCGCTCTTTGGTTCAGATTCTGCTGCGCGGCAGTGGAATCTGTCGATAAAaactgaaccaaacagggccAATTTGCACTCACTAGTAAtaatgtacgtgcaatgcacgtttatATTAGGTAGGATATTAGTTGCATGTTATATTAGGTAAAATATATCTGTTTGTACATAGGTATTTGGTAAGATATCAATTACTTATTCGAGATAATGATAGGATATTAATTACATGACAGATTTCATGGGATAGCGTCAAAATTGTGTTTATAACCAATGGCACTGGTGGGTaattagagcaactccaatggaAGGATCCATTTTGTCAGTTTGGATCATCCGGACAGAAAACTTGGCCCAACAGGACGACCCAAACGGACGTCCGTGTCTGCCTGCTGTCCGTCCCCGACCCAAACCTGACCCAAATCTGGGAACAAATGGGTACGAAGCGGACGGAAGCGGACGCTCTCGTCCACCGCTGTCGCCCGCTCGTGTCCGCCTCTGGTCCCATATGTCAGCGACTGCAACGCCCGCAGCAAGGCCACCGGTGCTGGTCTCCACCGCGCGCTCGGCCGCTCCTCCGCACCGCAGCAAGGCCACTGGCGCAGGTCGCCGACGCGCGCTCGGCCGCTCCTCCGCGCCGCAGCGAGGCCGTCGGCACAGATCGCCGACGCGCGCTTGGCCGCTCCTCCGTGCCGCCGCGAGGCCACCGGAGCAGGTCGCCACGGCGCGCTCGGCCGCTCCTCCACGCCCCAGCGAGGCCGCCGGCGCAGGGCTCCTCCGCGCGCTCCTGCTGGGGCTCGAGGCCCGGACGGCGGCGCGAGCAGAGGTTGGCTGCAGCAGAGGCGCGGGCAGAGAAAAATCTCGTGGGGGAGGGGATCCgcaaggaggagaggaggggcggcgcgagggagagagaagggggcgggcggcgcgagggagagaggagggggcgGGCGGTGCGGAGAGTTTGAGTTGACGTGCGTTGGATACAAGGCTTGTCCGCCTCATGTTCACTAGGCGGACAGGTGACCCAAACGGACACGAAACGGACAAAATCGATGTCCGTTTGGGTCCTTGCGTTGGAGCTGCTCTTAGAGCGTTAAACGTGTTTGGTGCTCAAAATTGGAGCGATTTGAACCGCTAGATAACATGATTTGACGGTCGGGATGGTTTGGATCTACCCCTTTGGATCTTTTTATATTGGTACAGATAAGACAAATAAATATTTTTTTCCAAGTAAAATGGATTTTAGTTATATAAAGATCAGGTGTAGCTCATTATGATTTGTATCCTATGGTACATTTTTATTTTGAGATACTCTAAAAACGCCCTTTGTCGaagaaaaggagagaaagaaagagaCCGTCCTCCGTCCTcgcaaaaaaaagaaagaaagagaccGAACGTACGTGGTGTGCCCGCGGCGTCTGTTGCCTCCCCCATCTCTCCCTCTTTCTTCCTCTCGTCGGGATTAGGATCGGAGTCGCTCCGTCCGCCCGCATTGTCCGATCGATCCAAGCAAAGGAGGGGGAGGATGCAGCAGCAGATGGCGGCGACGGTGGAGGAGCAGATGATGGTGAAGGCCATCAGGGACGAGTGCCCTTGGGAGACCCTCCCCAAGCGCATCCAGGCCGCCGTCGTCTCCAAGGACGAGTGGCACCGCAGGTACGCACGCACACACGCCGATTAACGCGGATCAATCTAATGGCCGCCGATCCTCCTGGGGCCGCGTTAATGGCCGTCTCGCGCTGTCGATCGCTCGTACCAAGAAACGGGGGCGACGCCATTCTTCAAATCCTTGTTTGTTAAGGCACGCACGCATTTTGGAATGCTGATTCGGGCAAGACAAACTGATAATGCCCCCGTCTAAACTCTAGCCATTCATGTTGATGGTTTGCGAAATTTCAAGGAAGAATTCAAGCAGCATAACACCGCAGAGTTCATGATCTGTAAAATGGCATCCATTCCAATGTGAGGCTGGCAAGTCGTACTACACACACATCTTACACGCGGCCAGTCAATACATGTTATGTCGAATCTACATGCTTCGCTTCCAACTGCACCTGTCCATGTAGTACGATGATTAACTTGTGTTTTCTAGACCTACCAACAGCTTATGTTAATAGCAAAGGCTAACTATATAATGTcacgcttcttcttcttctgtttTGCGGGGAACTATCTAGCACGTGTAACCTAGTCGCGGACTTGGTGACGCAGAACTTACCTTTTCTTTTTGCAAATGGTAAACGATTCCTCAGATGCCTGATGTTCTGTACTTAATGGCAGGATTGTAGATTATTGTATAAGGAAACGACTGCCATGGAACAACTCTTTTGCCCGCAAAGTATGCAAAGAGGGGGAATATTACGAGGATTTGATGCGCTATCTCTGCAGAAATCTAGCAGTATGTTGTCTAGATTTTCTTATTTCCGTAATTACTTATGATAAGATACTTACTGGTTTGCACATATCTTGTCAGAGCCAGTTTTCACTAGTTTACTAGCATCTTCCACACTTTTGCATTGTCACTCATACCTGCAAATTGTGAAACACTATGCTTTGGCTGACTGCAGATCAAATCTAAATTCATCGGCCTAATTCTTTTTAAACTCCTATTGGGTTGTTTTCTCGATCAATAGCTCTTGCAGTTGTATCATGGTTTTATTTTTCCTCGGTTGTCCAACCAATTCTCTTTTGGCATTCTCTAGGCTGGATTTTTTTTAAGGTATTCATGACTGCTACTTTGACAAAAATATTTGCAGTTATACCCATACCATCTCGCAGACTACATCTGTCGAGTAATGAGGATATCAGCATTCAAATATTATTGTGACGTCCTTTTTGAAGCTATGAAGAATGGTAATCACTTGTATCAATAGAAGGCAAAGCATTTTCTGTCATCACATTCTTTTGAGTTGTTTTACTTGCTAGTTGACCAACATTCGTGCCCAGCAGCCTTGATGTGTCATCTGAATATTTCTACCCCATTCTTCACAAATCTATATGAATCATTTATCCAATTAGTACTTCATAGTTGTGGTTTATTGCATATGACCCGTACTCATTCGTATATGTCCACCTTGGGCATCAGTGAAGCCCCAGGGCTATATTAATTGTTTCTACTAGACTGTCAAATGTGATCATTTTTTAAGTGTATTAAAACTTCTATTACTGAAAAGAGTTTGGTTCAAATATTTTATTTAATTACAAAGAGTATGCACCCATTTGGTCTGTTCGCATAGGTAGTTGGACTAATATTGTGGAATGTAGGGTATATTGTTCATTTTCATAACTGAGACTAtaatttgtttttgtttttgcgAATGAGACTATAGTTTGGTTAATTCTATGATGTTATATGAAAACCTTTTCAATTGCTGTACTGCATATCTTTGATGTGTGTTTACTGTACGCCAGTTTTATTATCCTTGCTACCAATTACTAGCGTAGATTATTCTATAAGAAATATCTAAATATTGTATATGTTGCAGAAACTACTTTATTTAATATGCTAATTTTTCTCTTTATGATTCAAACTTGCTGAAAATACCTGCAGAGCAACCATATGACAGTATTCCAAACTTCAGTGCTGCTGACGCCCTGAGGATTACTGGTGTTGGAAGAAATGAATTTATCGATATCATGAATAAGTGCAAATCGAAGGTATATTAGCATATTGTGTCCTTCCTGTGTCCCTGAACAAAGATTCCAATTGGCATAATTATTGGAATTTTACTGGTGAGAAATAACTATAACTGAGGTTAAGTTAGACTTACTAAGGATTTTCAGAGTACCTCGAACACAATTCAAGATTATATTTcagaaaataaaaaatattgTAGAAGATTAAGTTGTAATTTCTTTTAGGAACACCTGTCACTCAACTTAAAGTTAAAATGAGTGAGATATGATTTTATCAATATTTTTATTGTTACTGTAACGAGTTTCTAATATTTTGTGACATGTCATCCACATGCATAGCCTCTCACTCAGCAGCCACACAGGCCTGAAACGTGGGGCCTCTTTGACAAAATGGGGTTCAATGTTAAATACTAAAATGTCGAATAAACCTCTTAAGTTTTCTAACTCAAGGAAATTTTGTTAAATGGAGGTAGCTGCTGTCACTCGAGCACAAGTAGAGGGTTAAAAGTGAAATTTACTCGAGTATTACTGCTGAGATACATGATTGGATGTGAGGTTATCAGTTGAACACATTGATGATTTTCATATGTTCCGAAGAGTGAACATACCCAAACTAGTGTCCTCTTTTCCTCTTGTTATATAATCCCTTCTTTTCACTTTCCGGCATTTCAGAAGATAATGTGGAAGCTGAGCAAATCAATTGCGAAAGAGCTACTGCCTGCACAACCTGCAGACTTAGCAATAGAACCTTGGTGGGGAGTCCGTTTCGTCAACTTCACATTGGAAGAGTTTAAGGTAAGATTCATCAGGGGTGAACGTTCTTGTTAATTGTGTATAAGAAAGAAAATAGTGAATATGGCATAGTTTTTTTTTACGTGATGACGTAGTTTTTTTTACTGTGTGATGACATAGGTTTTACTAGAACTTGTTTCTCCATAAGATAGATAATTATACAAGAATACCTTTTCTTTGTGGTAATTGATGTTGTAATATTACTGCAGAAGCTTTCTGAGGAAGAAACAATAGCAATAGACAAAATATGTAAGGAGGAAGTCAACTCATATGTTCGGTTTGATCCAGAGGTTATAAATTGTCTTTACAGAAGAGGAGGGGTATACTTCGATGTGCCAGTTTATCCAGAGGACCGTTTCAGAGGTTTGGAATCAAACCAATTTGTGCTATTGTTTATCCAGAGGACCGTTTCAGAGTAATATATAGGATTTCTGTTATTGGGCAGCCCTGCATTAAATTTTATTGCGTGAATTGGCCCATAACTCATTGGTGCAGTTGTCTCATGTCAGCTAGTTTGTGCTGACAAAGAAATTATCTGGTGGAGGCTCATAACTTTCACACTTTTTTTAGGAGATCATTGCCAATGTCATTTTATCGCATCAAGTTACAACCTAATTTACCCAAAAGTTAGGACTTATACATGTAAACCTACTACTTGATGATGCTTTAGTTCTAAACTTGTACCATTGATTCAGTTTCAAGACTTGAAGGTTTTGTTTCAAATAAGGATCAGTCGTACGAAGATCCAATTGAAGAGTGAGTAGTTTGCCTTCACTAGTCTTGCGCATAATGAGCATGGTTGTTTCTTATTCAATTTAATGAGTATGGTTGCTTGTTCAACTGATCTGCATTGCTATCAGTTCCTGTTGCTGTTAAATTCATTTCATATTTTCTTGACTGCAGGCTACTATATGCTGTATTTGTTGTATCAAGTGAAAATGCCACAGTTGCTGAATTGGCTAAAACTTTACAGGCTGACCTTTATCAACTCCAGGCAGCTGCATCATTTGCCTGCAGACTGGGATGGGCCGTAAAGCTTTTGGATACAGACTCCGCTCTTAGAGATTCAAATGCTACTGCATTGCCCAGTAACGTTCTTGGTGACGACGAAGAAGGTTCGCGCATGAGCATCAACTCAGAAAGATCCTGTCCAGAATTGCTCAGCAGTGATTGTGATGGACCCAGGAAAATCTCTGGAACTGCTTATGTGGGCTTCATTGTGGATGCTAATGTAACTTCATACTTGATGATGGGCTCTCTATCTCCAGGCTAGATCACCTTGCTACTCCAATCCCTACACTTTCTAAACTTTAAGCAAAAAATATGTTCAACATTTTTTATCTTGAAGGAGCTATAGTCCCAAAGATTCCTAGTGATGGTTGTAAAGCTTGTTCTTGAACTGCACTATAACTTTATGAAGCAACCTTCCATTGAATTAGCTTAGTGTACTGATCTTTCTTCACTATTGCAGGATTGAAGTCTCACGCTGTTACGCTATATGAGGCTGGAAAACTGGGCTATTCTTGCATTGCTGATCTATGCAACGATCTAGCCAGTTTAGAAGGAAAGAAGTTTGAGGGTGTACTCCAGGAATTCGCAAACCATGCGTTTAGCCTGCGATGcttccttgagtgtttgctgtcCGGTGGAACTTCACCAAATGAATCTAGTGACGGAAACTGTCAGGATGATCTGTCCTCCCCTTTAAGCAAGAAAAACATTGAGGAGGGCGCTGATAATGTTGTCGGGAATAACGGAAGCCAACATGGTGACACACCACAACAGGAATACCCAACGGTTGATTCACAGGCGTCGTCACCTTCAAGTATTATATCAAGAGGGATGGAAAGCGTAGCCGAAAATGATTTTGACAGCAGGCAAATGGTTAATCAAAATGACAATAGCCAGGCTACAGAACTGGATGGCCCAGCTGTGCGGAAGACTAAAAGAAATTACCGAGTCAACATTCTCCGCTGCGAGAGCTTAGCTTCACTGGCGCCATCCACGCTGGAAAGATTACTTCTTAGGGACTATGACATTGTGGTCTCTATGATACCTTTTCCACATTCATCAGTTCTACCCAGCACTGCAGGACCAGTACATTTCGGTCCGCCTTCTTACTCCTCAATGACACCTTGGATGAAGCTTGCCTTGTATACTTCTGGTAGTTGTGGCCCGCTCTCTGCTGTTTTCATGAAAGGACAGCGTCTGCGGCTGCTTCCCGAGCCATTAGCCGGTTGTGAAAAGGCACTAATATGGTCTTGGGATCACTCTGTGGTGGGTGGACTAGGAGGAAACTTTGAAGAGAACCTGGTAAGGGGGGGCCTTCTTCTGCACTACCTGAACTCAATGACAAGACATTCTGCCGTGATAGTGCAACCACTGGGCATAAAGGACCTTGATGACTCAGGAAACCTCGTAACCATGGATGTCCCATTGCCCCTGAAAAATGCTGATGGGTCAATCACATCCGCGTTAGCCGGAACTGATTTGCCTGAGGGGCAGATGTCAAATTTGATTGCCTTGTTGGAAGATCTATCCAGTAAAGTTGAGTTGAGCACGGTTGGTTACCTTCGCCTAGTAAGGCTTCACAGGGTAAGCGAATCTAGTGAACCTCCAGAGAAGGAAAGTTATGAGTGGATACCTCTGAACTTGGAATTCGGAATTCCTTTGTTCAATCCAAAGCTGTGTGAAAGAATATGCGAAAGGGTCGTCAACTCAAATATGCTTCAGAAAGATGATCTCACCGAACACTATGAGTCTATGCAGACAGTGAGGAAGAGGTTGCGCGAACTTTGCACTGAGTACCAAGCAACCGGTCCAACAGCAAGGCTATTAAATCAGCGGGGAGGCTCGAAGAACTCTCCGCGCCAACTCCAACTCATGAACATTGTGAGTGGAAGATGGAGTCCATTCCATGATCCATCATCGCCTACCCAAGAAGGGACGTCACCGGGTGAACATGTCAGGCTGAAGCTCGGTAGACGGCAGAAGTGCTTTACTGAAGTTCTGAGCTTTGATGGGAGCATCCTCAGGTATTTTCCAAAGAAACTTGACAACAACATGGAACTTGTGTTATGTAGTACTctctccgtaaactaatataagagcgtttagatcactactttagttatctaaacactcttatattagtttaaaGAGGGAGCAGTTAATTAACAATGCTACTGTTGTAGCCCTAATTTTGTCGACGGCTCATCGCCATGTGCTCGATTTCTGATAGGTCCCACGCACTCACTCCCGTGTATGAGGCTGCTACAAGATCTGGCACTGAAGATCAACCATCCCCTTCTCCAAAAACTGATTCAGAAGATTCCGATACCAAGGATGTGGTCTTACCAGGAGTCAATCTCATATTTGATGGCGCTCAGCTGCACCCGTTCGACATTGGCGCTTGCCTCCACGCCCGCCAACCCTTGTCATTGATAGCTGAGGCGTCGGCCGCGTCATTGGCCATGAAATGACTGATATGCATCTCAGCACGTTGCCATCACAATTTTTGTTCTGTTTAATCTATGTGCGGAATTGATTATTGTGTAGGACGACTCTCAGAATCAGGCTTTTTTAAGAAAAAGTTTTGTTATGCCAGGGTAGTTTTTCCTTCTCTAGATGACAGGCACTTTTACCAACAGGGGATGAATGCCAGGTGAGTCTCCATGCACAAATCAAGCTTACTTTTCTCGAATACGTGAAGATACTGAGGATGATCATGCTGACTTAATCTGGAGGTCCAGAGCTCCGCACAAGATCAAACTGTTCGCCTGGCTGCTGTTTCGCGGCCGACTAAACACCCGTGCAAACCTGTCCTTCAAACACATGGATGATGCTGCCAGCTGCCCACGATATGCTGGCCCCTCTGAAGACACGACTCATCTGTTCATTGCTTGTACGCGGGTTCTGCAGATTTGGGGCCAACTAGGCCTTTCCACTACTCCCAGGTTCCAGGATCTATGGTTGGTCCACCCCCCGCAGCAGCTAGACAGCATGGTCTGGCCGGAAGTGCTACTCGTCGTTCACTGGAAGATTTGGGACTCCCGAAACGCTGCTGTCTTCCGTTCTGAAGATCACTCTCCTCGTACTACCATTCAGAACATTGTAAGTGACCTTGAGTTATTCTCGCATCGCTTTAGAGATCCTGCTGACAAGGTAGCTGCCAGGTCTTGGCTTGGTTATCTTACCACGCTTGCCGTGCCCTTGTAATCTGTAATCTGCCACTGCTTGGCCCAATTTGGCCACTTGAGTAATATATACAGATGGGGTgattcctcaaaaaaaaaaaaaattaCACACGAGTGTGCGTACTTTATATTATAGAAGAGAGAGGGGGTAAAGAGCCCCTCCACTTAAGTCAGTATATTAGAATTTTCTaaagtcaaacttcacaaagtttgatcgtatttatatgaaaaaatatcaacatctgccatgctaaagttatataatatgaaactttaagtcatgacatatctaatggtattgattttTAGGTTGTGAATGTTGACACTTTTTTCTACAAAGctggtcaaactttacgaggcttaacttcagtcaaatcttatatgcgaactaaaaaggaccgaAGGGAGTACATATATACACCCAACTTCACGCGTTCAGTATACACGCTGCTAACTTCTCACGTCACTACCTACTGAAAAGAAGTCCACATCACCCCCCGAGGTTTCAGAAACCGACTAATCCACCCCCTCATCTTTAAAACCGGTTAATTAATCCCCCGAGAGCTCTAATACCGGCCAAATCACCCCCTAATCCCAATTCGAATGGTATTCGCCGGTGGTTTTGCTTGCGTGGCTCTCCACTATTGCCACGTCGGCTTGGTATGGGGCGCGAGGCGATATGAGCACGGGCCGCTGGTTGTTCTTGGTTCATCCAATCCCCAATCCTTCATCTCTTCCTCCTCCCCTGTTCGTCGCCATGCCCACCCGGCTGAAGCTAAGATGTGCCTTGCTCTCTGATTCCTCTCCTTCCCTGCTCGCCGCCAGGGCGGCCCCTCTGCTCGCCGCCATAGCCGCCCACCTCCATAGTTCCTCCCCCCTCCCCGATCCCTCATTCTCCCATGACCTGGAGGCGCCCTGAACAAGGACCGCCCTCGCCATGGCTGAACGGTGTAGCACAGTCTCATCTTGGAGTTCCTGTTTGATGTACATTGTGACTTCGTGAGTATTAATTTGGGACAGTACAAGTGCAGATATACTGAACTTTAAGCCTTTTCCTTTTCTGAAGTCTATGCCCTGTTTTGCTTTCTTTGGGAAAAAATTACGAGTAGAATGTGTCGTTGGTTCGATTTGCTCTTTGTATTTTACTTCTCAAGGGAGACAAGGACTAGGTGTTCCCCATCGATTTTGGCTACAAACTGCAAATGCAAAAGGCAAGGAGTGATTTAGCTTACATGAATCCTGTATGATACTAATAACATAGCTTATCTACAAAAGGATAAGAGAATAACAGTGCTTGCGTTTTCTGTTGGTGATTGCAGGCTAGAGATCATCAGGGACTCAGGTCAAGCGCCACAGGTGGAGGGGGGCTACAAGGTGAACAATTTCACCAAGTCGTTCCTTGTACATGATCTGAATAGACCAGGATTTGGCAGAGCCCAAAACTGAAGCCTGCTGAGTGCATCCGTACTTGCAGAAAAACTACACACAGGATCCTCCCAGGGGCCCAAATGATGTATAGTATACTCTTTGTAGGCATGGACTGATGCCCTGAGAAGAGAGAATTCAGTTTACTTGAGATTGAGAATTAGTATGAGTAAAAATGTTTATCTTCTCTTGTTGGTGTTGTTGTCCCAGTTTAGTTGAGAACTAGAGAATTCAGAGAAAGCATTTTATTTAGGGAGTGTACTTCTGAGTCTACAGACTGTTGCATATGCGTAAACATATGTAATCTGAATGCAATATTTTCTTGTGACATGAATGAAAGCTTTTGTGAACTGAATGTACTCTGGTGTTGCAACTATCATGCTTGCAAATTGACAGCATTTTATTACATTCAACATCATTATTGCAAATTGGCAATAGCAGAATTAATAAACAAGACATGGCGATAATTATCTGTACAGTTTCAGCTTTACTTTGGAAGAACACATTTTTCTGAACACAGCAGTGAAGTCAGATAAGAACAAGTCATGCCCACATCACAGAACAGTACATGTGTCACATAATAGGGACCAAGTGCTACTAGTACCAGTCTTACATAATATAGCATGAACCAGAGCATCCATAACAGTGAACCATGTACCACAAGTTCATATTTATTTCACTGTAGCTAGGTAACTAGCAGTTCAATTATTGTGTCTGTGCTTTCCTTCTATTCTTTGCTCTCTCAAAGAAAGGTGAAGTGGAAGGACCATTTTGTGAAGTTGAGaccttcttcctatttgctggcTTAGATGCTCTAGGAGCTTGCTTTGATGATGGACCAGGAGCTGAACTCTGTTGTGTTGATGGGACATGAGCTTGCTGTGTTGAAAAACAGTAAATGTGAGCACATTTGCACATATCAGGAAGAAAATGCAAGTAAAAGAAGAGAGAAAGGGGGCACCTCTGTTCTTGCTTGATTTTCCTTTCTCCTTGTAGCTGCTCTTGTGAAGTTGGCATGCTCTTTATTGCCAGCAGTATTGTTGTTAGTACATTTTCTTTTGTTGTGCCCCTGGGTTCCACAACTAGAACATGTGACCTGAGTGCCTGCTCGTGACATTTTCGATGGGTCCCTAGGTTTCTCTCCTTCTTCCTGCCTTCTCTTTGTCTGGGGCCTGCCTTTCTGAGTTCTTTTCTTAGGTGGAAGAGGTCTAGGTTTTTCAGAAATTGGCCAATCTTCTGGTCCATTCACAGGCTGAAGAACATGATCATAAATTCTGTCATACTCAGCTATTGAGTAGCAAGGTGAAATGTATAGGTCCAAATCTCTAGAGCATGTGTAGATTGCACTCACTGCATGACAACAAGGTAAGCCTGAAAGTTGCCAATATCTACATGAACATGTCCAGTTTTCTAGATTGACCGTGTATCTCCTGTGCTCACCTTCCTGTACTTCAAACCCATCCTTTCCATTCCACAACACTTGACACCTAGCGGATCTTTCAATATTCACCTTCAATTTCTTAAAAATATTTGGACAAATGGTACCATGCCACTTCTGAAACTTTGCTCTGTTTTGTTGGATCCTCACAATGACCTTCTTTCTAATGATTTCCATTGCCGTTACTACAGGGTAGAACCGTGATCTCATGATGGCATTATTAAATGACTCACACATGTTGTTCTCAACTGAGTCACAGAAGGAGCCAATCTTAAAGTATGCTCGACACCA
Coding sequences within it:
- the LOC125534417 gene encoding protein FAM91A1-like, translating into MQQQMAATVEEQMMVKAIRDECPWETLPKRIQAAVVSKDEWHRRIVDYCIRKRLPWNNSFARKVCKEGEYYEDLMRYLCRNLALYPYHLADYICRVMRISAFKYYCDVLFEAMKNEQPYDSIPNFSAADALRITGVGRNEFIDIMNKCKSKKIMWKLSKSIAKELLPAQPADLAIEPWWGVRFVNFTLEEFKKLSEEETIAIDKICKEEVNSYVRFDPEVINCLYRRGGVYFDVPVYPEDRFRVSRLEGFVSNKDQSYEDPIEELLYAVFVVSSENATVAELAKTLQADLYQLQAAASFACRLGWAVKLLDTDSALRDSNATALPSNVLGDDEEGSRMSINSERSCPELLSSDCDGPRKISGTAYVGFIVDANVTSYLMMGSLSPGLKSHAVTLYEAGKLGYSCIADLCNDLASLEGKKFEGVLQEFANHAFSLRCFLECLLSGGTSPNESSDGNCQDDLSSPLSKKNIEEGADNVVGNNGSQHGDTPQQEYPTVDSQASSPSSIISRGMESVAENDFDSRQMVNQNDNSQATELDGPAVRKTKRNYRVNILRCESLASLAPSTLERLLLRDYDIVVSMIPFPHSSVLPSTAGPVHFGPPSYSSMTPWMKLALYTSGSCGPLSAVFMKGQRLRLLPEPLAGCEKALIWSWDHSVVGGLGGNFEENLVRGGLLLHYLNSMTRHSAVIVQPLGIKDLDDSGNLVTMDVPLPLKNADGSITSALAGTDLPEGQMSNLIALLEDLSSKVELSTVGYLRLVRLHRVSESSEPPEKESYEWIPLNLEFGIPLFNPKLCERICERVVNSNMLQKDDLTEHYESMQTVRKRLRELCTEYQATGPTARLLNQRGGSKNSPRQLQLMNIVSGRWSPFHDPSSPTQEGTSPGEHVRLKLGRRQKCFTEVLSFDGSILRSHALTPVYEAATRSGTEDQPSPSPKTDSEDSDTKDVVLPGVNLIFDGAQLHPFDIGACLHARQPLSLIAEASAASLAMK